A genomic region of Sarcophilus harrisii chromosome 6, mSarHar1.11, whole genome shotgun sequence contains the following coding sequences:
- the OLFML1 gene encoding olfactomedin-like protein 1, with amino-acid sequence MTAQLRPFLVLCLMNLLLQPQDAQDPDMVRYIYRRFQILEQGLEKCRQDTRAYIQEYQEFSKKVSADLERCHLYKTEYKSEVDHLGGRVERAQREIDYLEYIRTSETCIEEDKMVMEKQIKDSEEKQKVRTLLNTSCDNMLMGIKSMKIVKTTRDTHGCWMKDVNKDSNKIYFLSGSRNSTLWEFANMKAFMEGKPTPRKLVLMLSWQGTGQVIYQGFLFFHSHGTPNEIIKYNLQKKSVEDRMLLPGSHGRPVYQHAPWTHIDLAVDEHGLWAIHTELDHLIITKIDPETMAVEDTWTSFCSNRDAEGAFLLCGVLYVVYSRGRQSSHIINCVFDVLGAINKQDIPTLVFPKRQRIHSMIHYNPHEKQLYAWNDGSQIIYKLQTQRKQAEP; translated from the exons CAAGGGCTGGAAAAATGTCGCCAGGATACAAGGGCATACATTCAAGAATACCAGGAATTCTCTAAGAAGGTCTCTGCGGACCTGGAGAGATGTCACCTTTATAAGACTGAATATAAGAGTGAAGTGGATCATTTGGGGGGAAGAGTTGAAAGAGCCCAACGTGAGATTGACTACCTAGAATACATTAGAACATCTGAGACATGTATAGAAGAGGATAAGATGGTGATGGAAAAGCAGATTAAAGActctgaagaaaagcaaaaggtcagGACTCTCCTTAACACAA GTTGTGACAACATGTTGATGGGCATAAAGTCCATGAAGATTGTGAAGACAACCAGGGATACACATGGCTGTTGGATGAAAGATGTCAACAAGGATTCCAACAAGATTTATTTCTTAAGTGGTTCCAGGAACAGCACCCTATGGGAATTTGCCAATATGAAGGCATTTATGGAAGGCAAGCCCACACCCCGGAAGCTCGTCCTGATGCTATCCTGGCAAGGGACCGGGCAAGTGATTTATCAGGGGTTCTTATTCTTCCACAGCCATGGCACCCCTAATGAGATCATCAAATACAACCTCCAAAAGAAAAGTGTGGAAGATCGGATGCTACTCCCAGGGAGCCATGGCAGACCAGTCTATCAGCATGCCCCCTGGACTCACATTGATCTGGCTGTGGATGAACATGGGCTCTGGGCCATTCACACAGAATTAGACCACCTGATAATCACAAAAATAGACCCTGAAACAATGGCCGTGGAGGACACCTGGACATCATTCTGTAGTAACAGAGATGCTGAGGGAGCTTTTCTCCTGTGTGGGGTCCTCTATGTGGTATACAGTAGGGGCCGTCAAAGCTCCCACATCATTAATTGTGTTTTTGATGTCCTGGGGGCCATCAACAAGCAGGACATTCCCACCTTGGTCTTCCCCAAGCGGCAGAGGATCCACTCTATGATCCACTACAATCCCCACGAGAAACAGCTCTATGCTTGGAATGATGGAAGTCAAATCATCTACAAGCTCCAGACTCAAAGAAAGCAGGCAGAACCTTAG